The genomic region GGGGTCAGCGAGGCCAGGGTGGACTTGCCCGCGCCGGAGGAGCCGACCAAGGCGATCAGCTGACCGGGTTCGGCCCGGAAGGACACCCCGCGCAACACCTCCTCGCCGCCGCGACTGTCCAAAGTGGCCACTTCCTCCAGCGAGGCGAGGGAGACCTTGTCCGCGGCCGGGTAGCTGAAGCGGACGTCGTCGAACTCCACCGACACCGGACCCTCCGGCACCTCGCGGGCGTCCGGCTTCTCCTCGATCAGCGGCTTGAGGTCGAGCACCTCGAACACCCGGTCGAAGCTGACCAGCGCGGTCATCACGTCCAGCCGGGCCCCGGCCAGCGCGGTCAGCGGCGAGTACAGCCGGGTGATCAGCAGCGCCAGGGTGACCACGGTGCCGGCCTCCAGCTGGCCGGTCAGCGCGAAGTAGCCGCCGAGGCCGTAGACCAGGGCCAGGGCCAGCGCGGAGACCAGGCCCAGCGCGACCATGAACACCCACTGCCGCACCGCGGTGCGCACGCCGATGTCGCGCACCCGCTGGGCCCGCGCGCCGAACTCGGCCTCCTCGTCGGCCGGCCTGCCGAACAGCTTGATCAGGGTGGCGCCCGGCGCGGAGAACCGCTCGGTCATCTGGGTGGTCATCGCCGAGTTGAGGTTGGCCGACTCGCGTTCCATCCCGGCCAGCCGCCGCCCGACCCGCCGGGCCGGGATCACGAAGACCGGCAACAGGATCAGCGCGAGCAGGGTGACCTGCCAGGACAGGCTGACCATGACCGCCACGGCCAGCACCAGCGCGATGATGTTGGTGACCACGCCGGAGAGCGTGCTGGAGAAGGCGCGCTGGGCGGCGATCACGTCGTTGTTGAGGCGGCTGACCAGCGCGCCGGTGCGGGTGCGGGTGAAGAAGGCCACCGGCATCCGCTGCACGTGCGCGAACACCGACTCGCGCAGCCGCAGGATCAGGTCCTCGCCGACCCTGGAGGACTGCCAGCGCTCGGCCATGCTCAGCCCGGCCTCCACCACCGCGATCCCGGCGATGAGCACCGAGAGCCAGACCACGGTGTCCACCGGCTGCTTGTTCACGATCGCCTCGACCACCCAGCCCGCCAGCACCGGTGTGGCCACCGCGAGCACCGCGGCCAGCGCGCTGAGCACCAGCAGGACGGCCACCGCGCGGTACTGCGGCTTGGCGAAGCGGGCGATGCGGCGCAGGGTGGCACGGGTGACCGTGCGCCCTGACTTGTCCTGCATCGCGCTTTCCAGCGCCATCCAGGCGTTCATGTCGATGTCCATGGCTCCCCACAGTGTCCGGGCCGGGGCGGTGCGTGAGGTGATGGTTGCGCACACCCCCGACAAAGTCGGCGTGAACTTCTCGCCGTGGTCCTCGATGGACCGAAGTCGCTGATGAGGAGAGTGTGTTAGCTCTACGTAACTAGAGGTCAAGCGGCTGTGGCAGGCTGGTCCGCATGGGACTGTTCACCGTGGCCGAGGCCAGGGCCGAGCTGGCCGCGCTGCTGCCGGTGCTGACCGAGGTCGTCGCGCTGCGCGCCGATGCCGCCGAGCTGGCCGTGGCGGTGGCGCCGGGTGGCGAGCCGAGTCCGCTGGGCGGACTGCCGGAGTTCAAGGCGGCGCAGGCGCGGCTGGACGAGCTGATGACCCAGGTCCAGCAGACCGGGGCGGAGCTGAAGGGGTTCGCGCCGCTGCTGGTGGACTTCCCGGCCGAGCTGGACAACGTGCCAGTGCTGCTGTGCTGGCTGGAGGGCGACACCGAGCTGCTCTGGTACCACCGGCGGGATCTGGGGTTCGCCGGGCGGCGACGCCTGCCGGAGTAGCTAGTCGGCGCGGCGGCCGAACAGCGCGGTGCGGCCGTGCTTCTTGTGCACC from Crossiella sp. CA-258035 harbors:
- a CDS encoding ABC transporter ATP-binding protein; its protein translation is MDIDMNAWMALESAMQDKSGRTVTRATLRRIARFAKPQYRAVAVLLVLSALAAVLAVATPVLAGWVVEAIVNKQPVDTVVWLSVLIAGIAVVEAGLSMAERWQSSRVGEDLILRLRESVFAHVQRMPVAFFTRTRTGALVSRLNNDVIAAQRAFSSTLSGVVTNIIALVLAVAVMVSLSWQVTLLALILLPVFVIPARRVGRRLAGMERESANLNSAMTTQMTERFSAPGATLIKLFGRPADEEAEFGARAQRVRDIGVRTAVRQWVFMVALGLVSALALALVYGLGGYFALTGQLEAGTVVTLALLITRLYSPLTALAGARLDVMTALVSFDRVFEVLDLKPLIEEKPDAREVPEGPVSVEFDDVRFSYPAADKVSLASLEEVATLDSRGGEEVLRGVSFRAEPGQLIALVGSSGAGKSTLASLTPRLYDADSGSIRLGGVDVRDLSFDAIRDTVGMVTQDGHLFHESIGANLRLARPGASDEDLWDALRRARLDELVASLPDGLDTVVGERGYRLSGGERQRLTIARLLLAQPRVVILDEATAHLDSSSEAAVQEALVEALAGRTSLVIAHRLSTIRAANLILVVENGEVVERGTHEALLAKGGRYAELYNTQFADSKESVIAG
- a CDS encoding DUF2203 domain-containing protein; this encodes MGLFTVAEARAELAALLPVLTEVVALRADAAELAVAVAPGGEPSPLGGLPEFKAAQARLDELMTQVQQTGAELKGFAPLLVDFPAELDNVPVLLCWLEGDTELLWYHRRDLGFAGRRRLPE